In Synechococcus sp. A18-25c, a single window of DNA contains:
- a CDS encoding Nif11-like leader peptide family natural product precursor — MSEEQLKAFLEKVKTDTSLQEKLKAAASPEAALEIAKDAGFAITAEDIQSMQSATVEVSDDELEGAAGGRISLTWWDARPCC, encoded by the coding sequence ATGTCAGAAGAGCAACTCAAAGCCTTCCTGGAGAAGGTTAAAACTGACACCAGCCTTCAGGAAAAGCTCAAGGCAGCAGCCTCACCTGAAGCTGCCCTTGAAATCGCCAAAGACGCAGGCTTTGCAATTACCGCAGAAGATATTCAATCAATGCAATCGGCAACGGTAGAAGTTTCAGACGATGAGCTGGAAGGTGCGGCTGGCGGTAGAATAAGTTTGACTTGGTGGGATGCGCGCCCTTGTTGTTGA
- a CDS encoding DUF1456 family protein: protein MATLEEFKAMRNAVPMSVQGELFKLMTSDPDASIQRMVEIAAEKGMTVTSEEVRGFLQKMDDDDEFDDFELDAVALAAIAGGTLTGKGSC from the coding sequence ATGGCAACGCTGGAAGAGTTCAAGGCAATGCGCAATGCGGTGCCGATGAGTGTGCAAGGGGAGCTGTTCAAGCTGATGACTTCAGACCCTGATGCCTCGATCCAGCGCATGGTGGAGATCGCAGCAGAGAAAGGAATGACGGTCACCTCAGAAGAGGTGCGTGGCTTCCTGCAAAAGATGGATGACGATGACGAGTTTGATGATTTCGAGCTGGATGCGGTTGCCCTTGCTGCGATTGCTGGTGGCACTCTCACTGGCAAAGGCTCGTGCTGA